TCTGGGCCTGACGATCCTGGAAATCGACAATCAGGCCGCGGAATTCCTGACTCTGGAATACGCCGAGAACGCCAAGCTTTATGTGCCGGTGGCCAACCTGCATTTGATCGCGCGTTACACCGGCAGCGACGATTCGCTGGCGCCGCTGCACCGCCTCGGCTCCGAGACCTGGCAGAAAGCCAAGCGCAAGGCTGCCGAACAAGTGCGCGATGTTGCCGCCGAACTGCTCGACATCTACGCTCGCCGCGCCGCTCGCGAAGGTTACGCCTTCGCCGATCCGAAAGCCGATTACGCAACGTTCAGCGCCGGTTTCCCGTTCGAAGAAACCCCGGACCAGCAATCGACCATCGAAGCCGTGCGCGAAGACATGCTCGCGCCGAAACCGATGGATCGCCTGGTCTGCGGCGACGTCGGTTTCGGCAAGACCGAAGTGGCCATGCGCGCGGCGTTCATCGCCGTGCACGGCGGTCGCCAGGTGGCGATTCTGGTGCCGACTACCCTCCTCGCCCAGCAGCACTACAACAGTTTCCGCGACCGCTTCGCCGACTGGCCGGTGACAGTCGAAGTGATGAGCCGGTTCAAGTCCGCCAAGGAAGTCAACGCGGCGATCGCCGATCTGGCCGAGGGCAAGATCGACATCGTCATCGGCACCCACAAGCTGCTGTCCGATGACGTGAAAATCAAAAACCTCGGCCTGGTGATCATCGACGAAGAACATCGCTTTGGTGTGCGTCAGAAAGAACAGCTCAAGGCCCTGCGCAGCGAAGTCGACATTCTGACCCTCACCGCCACACCGATTCCGCGCACGCTGAACATGGCGGTATCGGGCATGCGCGACCTGTCGATCATCGCCACGCCGCCGGCGCGACGCCTGTCGGTGCGCACCTTTGTCATGGAGCAGAACAAAAGCACGGTCAAAGAGGCCCTGCTGCGTGAACTGCTGCGTGGCGGCCAGGTTTACTACTTGCACAACGATGTGAAAACCATCGAGAAATGCGCCGCCGATCTCGCCGAACTGGTGCCGGAAGCGCGCATCGGTATCGGCCACGGACAGATGCGCGAGCGCGAACTCGAGCAGGTGATGAGCGACTTTTATCACAAGCGTTTCAACGTGCTGATCGCCTCGACCATCATCGAAACCGGCATCGATGTGCCAAGCGCCAACACCATCATCATCGAGCGCGCCGACAAGTTCGGTCTGGCGCAGCTGCACCAGTTGCGTGGCCGCGTCGGTCGCAGTCACCACCAGGCTTACGCCTATCTGCTGACGCCGCCGCGCCAGCAAATCACTTCGGATGCAGAAAAGCGTCTGGAAGCGATCGCCAATACCCAGGATCTCGGTGCCGGTTTCGTGCTGGCGACCAACGATCTGGAAATCCGTGGCGCCGGCGAACTGCTTGGCGATGGCCAGAGCGGGCAGATTCAGGCCGTGGGCTTCACCCTCTATATGGAGATGCTCGAACGCGCGGTGAAATCGATCCGCAAGGGCGAACAGCCGAACCTCGATCAACCGCTGGGCGGTGGCCCCGAAGTCAATCTGCGAGTGCCGGCGTTGATTCCGGAAGATTATTTGCCGGATGTGCACGCGCGGCTGATTCTGTACAAACGCATTGCGTCGGCTACCGATGAGGAAGGCTTGAAGGATCTGCAGGTCGAGATGATCGATCGTTTCGGCCTGTTGCCGGAGCCGGCCAAGAATCTGGTCCGCATCACCGCGCTGAAATTGCAGGCGGAAAAACTCGGCATCAAGAAAGTCGATGGCGGGCCGCAAGGCGGGCGTATCGAGTTCGAGGCGCAAACACCGGTCGACCCGATGACCTTGATCAAGCTGATCCAGACGCAGCCCAAACGCTACAAGTTCGAAGGCGCGACGATGTTCAAGTTCCAAGTGCCAATGGAGCGCCCGGAAGAGCGCTTCAATACTGTGGAGGCGCTGTTCGAGCGCCTCATTCCAAAAACTGCTTGAAGGACGCCCAATGCGCCTGTTTCGCTCTCTGACTTTGCTGCTGACCTCGCTTTTGATCACAGTGTCGGCACCGCTGGCATTTGCCGACGACACCTATCAGGTCGAAATGATATTGGTCCGCCAGAACGCCGTGCCGGCCATCGTCAGCCGTGCCGCACCGGAAGACTGGGCTGCCGGCGCTCAGCGTCTGGGCGACGACAGCAAGCGCACACCTGCGCTTAATGACGTTGTCAGCAAGCTCACTGCCAGCGGCGATTACACCGTGCTCATGCACAAAGCCTGGCAGCAGACCCTGGGTGAAGCGCCGGTGAAAGTCGCCGTCAGCGATGGTCAGGAACAGTACGGCCAATACCCGATAGAAGGCACGCTGGAAATGAAACTCGGGCGTTTCACCGACGTGACCGCCGATTTCTGGGTCAATCAGATTGATGCCAATGGACTCGTTACCGCCAGTGAGCGACTGCGTCAGGACAGCCACACCAAGAACGGCCAACTCAACTATCTGGACAACGGCCACCTGGCCTTGCTGATCAAAATCACGTCTCTGACCGCGCCTGCACCACGGGAAGCGCCTGAAGCCATTCCGGACTGATCGAAGTCCTTATGAACCCGCCGCTGAGCAAACCGCTGGCACCTTCCTGGGTCAGCCGATTCAAGGAACAGAGCCTGGAGCGTGGCCGTCGCTACGCTTTGGAGAATCGGGTTCGCATCGCGCAGGTCGGCGATGCGACCATCACCGCCAGTTGCGAGGGCTCTGGCGGCAATGTTTATCGTCAGACCGTTCACCTGCGCGAGTCAGCCAAAGGCACATTGTTGCTGGTCGACGCGACCTGCACCTGCCCGGTGCGCAGCAACTGCAAACATTGCGCGGCGGTTTTGCTGAAGATCCAGGAAACCCTCGACTACCCCGCTGCATCAAAAGACGCCGAGCTGTTGGAAAAACTCCAGGCCGTGCTGGAAAACCGTGGCCCGAAGGCACCTCCGCAAGTATTGGTCGACAACGTGCAACCGGTGCCGCGCCTGTGGCTGGCCAGTGTCGAGTTCAGCGCTTTCGAACCGCGCAACGGCAAGATGCAGCGCTACATTCAGCATCGCGCGGCGTTGTCGTTCAGTTATCTGGATGAATACGTCAGCGGGCAAAAGAACAGCGATATTCTGATCCGCCAGGAAACCCAGACGCTGCGGATAAAACGTCACCCGGAAGTCGAACAGTCCTACCGCGAACAGTTACGAATCCTCGGCTTTCGCATCGCCACGCGCCAGAGCAAAGCCCTGCCGGAAAGCGCGGGCGAGCTATACGAGATGGTCAACGACAGTGCCTGGCTGACATTCACGCTCAACGATCTGCCAAAGCTGCGAACCCAGGGTTGGGAATTGCAGATCGACGAGGAATTCGGCTTTGATCTGACCGCTGTGGA
This window of the Pseudomonas fluorescens genome carries:
- the mfd gene encoding transcription-repair coupling factor, which produces MPVLRLPKLPAEAGKQHWGNLPGAALSLAIAEAASAAKRFTLLLTADSQSAERLEQELSFFAPDLPVLHFPDWETLPYDLFSPHQDIISQRIASLYRLPELEHGVLVVPITTALHRLAPTRFLLGSSLVLDVGQKLDVEQMRARLEASGYRYVDTVYEHGEFTVRGALIDLFPMGSKLPYRIDLFDDEIETLRTFDPENQRSIDKVDSVKLLPAREFPLQKDAVTRFKARFRERFDVDFRRCPIFQDLSSGITPAGIEYYLPLFFDETSTLFDYLPQDTQVFSLPGIEQAAENFWNDVRNRYEERRVDPSRPLLPPAELFLPVEDCFARLKNWPRVVASQQDVESGAGRERFPAQALPDLAIEAKATQPLAALAGFLEEFPGRVLFTAESAGRREVLLELLERLKLRPKTVDSWPDFVASKDRLAITIAPLDEGLMLDEPALALVAESPLFGQRVMQRRRREKRSDVSSDAVIKNLTELREGAPVVHIDHGVGRYLGLTILEIDNQAAEFLTLEYAENAKLYVPVANLHLIARYTGSDDSLAPLHRLGSETWQKAKRKAAEQVRDVAAELLDIYARRAAREGYAFADPKADYATFSAGFPFEETPDQQSTIEAVREDMLAPKPMDRLVCGDVGFGKTEVAMRAAFIAVHGGRQVAILVPTTLLAQQHYNSFRDRFADWPVTVEVMSRFKSAKEVNAAIADLAEGKIDIVIGTHKLLSDDVKIKNLGLVIIDEEHRFGVRQKEQLKALRSEVDILTLTATPIPRTLNMAVSGMRDLSIIATPPARRLSVRTFVMEQNKSTVKEALLRELLRGGQVYYLHNDVKTIEKCAADLAELVPEARIGIGHGQMRERELEQVMSDFYHKRFNVLIASTIIETGIDVPSANTIIIERADKFGLAQLHQLRGRVGRSHHQAYAYLLTPPRQQITSDAEKRLEAIANTQDLGAGFVLATNDLEIRGAGELLGDGQSGQIQAVGFTLYMEMLERAVKSIRKGEQPNLDQPLGGGPEVNLRVPALIPEDYLPDVHARLILYKRIASATDEEGLKDLQVEMIDRFGLLPEPAKNLVRITALKLQAEKLGIKKVDGGPQGGRIEFEAQTPVDPMTLIKLIQTQPKRYKFEGATMFKFQVPMERPEERFNTVEALFERLIPKTA
- a CDS encoding CsiV family protein, which codes for MRLFRSLTLLLTSLLITVSAPLAFADDTYQVEMILVRQNAVPAIVSRAAPEDWAAGAQRLGDDSKRTPALNDVVSKLTASGDYTVLMHKAWQQTLGEAPVKVAVSDGQEQYGQYPIEGTLEMKLGRFTDVTADFWVNQIDANGLVTASERLRQDSHTKNGQLNYLDNGHLALLIKITSLTAPAPREAPEAIPD